The sequence below is a genomic window from Desulfuromonas sp. TF.
TCTTCGCCGTTTCGTTCACCTCGAAAAGAAGGGACGGTTCGCCGATTCTGATCTCCTCGACAATCGGCAGTTCAGATGTCAGCGAAGCGGCATCGAGATCGAGAACGATCTCGCCGAGGCTGAAGATGTCTCTGTCGGTGAACCCAGGCGGGTTGGCCACGGTCAGGCCCCGGACCGATCCCATCCCTTCCCTGATCCTGATCTCCACGTCCTGCACCTGCACCGAAGTGCCGGCCGCCACGGTTCCGTATCTTTCGATGGCCGAAGCGACGAGAGAATCGAGATTCCTGACGAGGTAAAAAACCGCCGCGGCCACGAGAACGGCGATGACGGCGACGATCAGAAGGATGATCCTGGATGTTTTCATGACGTTCTCCTGTAAATTTTCAACGGGTGCTTCGGGGACCGGCAAAAACCCAGATGAGGAGGCCGATGACCGGCAGCAGGATGATCAGGACGATCCATGCGACCTTGGCGCCCGTGGAGGCGGTGCTCTGGAACACATTGACGACGGCCCATACGTCGAGAACCAGCACCAGCAGACCGAACAGACCACCGATTTCCAAACCCATGCATCACCTCCTCCGGTTTCGTGAGGCCTGAGACGTTCAGACCAGGTAAAAGGCTATTTTAACAGGGATTGACAAGATTGACAGGATAATGGTTAAAGAGTTGAAGGTTAAAGGCTGGTGGTTCGATTCGTCTTTATCCTGTTCATCCTGACTATCATGAGGATGGCGTCGCCATCAGACCTTAAAATCCTCCGGCGGCGCCTCCGGGTCGGGAGAGCCTCGGAAGGTCCAGTAGAGATAGAAGAGGGAAGGGACGAGGATGAGCACCCCGAAGGGGAGAACGGTGAAGAAGGCGATGAGGGTTTCGCGGGGCGCTGCCGCTTCGGCAATGGACATCCGGTCCAGCAGCAGGTCAGGATAGAGGGCTGAAGCGAAGCCGGTCAGGGTGAGAGCGACCGTCGCGCCGGCTGCGATCTGGGCGGCGGTAAAACGGCGGGTCCAGAGAAAGACCATGGTAGCGGTGCCGCAGGCGGCGGCGAAGAGGACGCAGACGAGGGTCCGGGTCAAAAGGAGCTTTGCGGCAAAGAGGGGGGCATCGAATATAGCGACGGGGACCTGAAGGGCTGTCAGCCCCCCGAGCACAAACCCGGCGATCATACCCCGTTTGCGA
It includes:
- a CDS encoding PLDc N-terminal domain-containing protein, with protein sequence MGLEIGGLFGLLVLVLDVWAVVNVFQSTASTGAKVAWIVLIILLPVIGLLIWVFAGPRSTR